A stretch of DNA from Gasterosteus aculeatus chromosome 7, fGasAcu3.hap1.1, whole genome shotgun sequence:
TCGATTTTCGACCAACACCTCGACGTGTTTAACCGACCCGTCGCTGCGAAACCGCCACTGCATGCTGCtgcaaatatgaataaataagcaAACATACGCTTGtcttatgccccccccccccaccccccacacggCATACTGTTCTCAACTCAATTTCACACTCCACTGCCTTCTCAGACAGGCGGATGCCAACAGCACAAAgtgaagcatttatttatttactttttgggAGGGGGTGGATttgtcagcctgtgtgtgtgtgtgtgtgtgtgtgtgtgtcagagaggtgagcgtttgtgtctttctgcacctgACAGGAACACACGGTGGGTGAAGTGAGTGCCATTCTACCCAGGAGAGACTCGCACAGAGACAACAGGCGTATCCAGGGGGCTTGTTTTCTTAGTCACTCATCCGGTGTTTGTCCCCCGCCGTGTCTCGACGGGGGACATGAAACGCTCCGCGtccaccgagagagagagagagagagagagagagagacagacaaaaacCCTGCCGCGATAACGCTGACAAATAAGAAGGACCTCTGATGTCGTTTAAAAACACAAGTGGGCCAGTTGTCTACGCACGACCTGTTAAATCTCTTCAGGGACCCCccagttgcattatgggaaatgtttGAGTTTTAGTAACTAAAGGTCGGGAGACGGTGACCTATTTTAAAGCATTCTCTGTTGCATCCTCCATTTAATAAAAAGCTAAATGGATCATCCCTTTAAATCAGGAGGAATATTTCTGCAATGTGGCATCATGAAGTTTTAAACTTTTCTTCCATTTACGAAAGATCAGCTCACGGCTCGTCCGAAAACACCTATTTTGTATCGGTTGCTCACATGTGACGTCAAGGACAAAACCTTTAAGCCGGCAGAGTTTCCGCCTTGGAAATGAGTCGAAGCACAGCCGTGTGTAACCGCAGGTTCACCGAGCAGTTCCTTATCACAAAGGCTTTGTAGAATTGACTCAGACGATGTCAAATAAACTTCCTGCAAGAATCACAAGTAAGCAGGTTTGACATTCTAATGGCCGTCTTCATTAAGTCTCTcggcagggggggggtgacgtTTGAAACGAATGTGACATTTCCAACTCCAAAGAGTTTCCGGTCTCCGGCTTTTCCTCCAGCGCCTGATGCTCGCTGCGCGTGTAATTTATGCACAGTTTGTGATCCAACACAAAGCTGTGTTTCCTAAGCCGCCGCAATCCGACATCCAGCGGCAAACAACACGCGTATCAGCGTCTGCGGAAAAGAGCAACAGCGTGCCGGCGGGGTGGAAAGAGCCGCTATCTGATGGCAGCAGACGTTTTTCCCCCAAGGCGCGGGAAGTCGCAGGGGTCAAACAGCTTCGCAGTCCGAGGCTGCAGCTTTCTGAGGCCAACAGTGAATAGGTGTTATTCATTTGTACCAACGATGTGCCGCGCGACGGCGGCAGTGCAGAAACCATCTTTAGGCATCCGGAGCAAAAGAAATTCACAAATCTGACAGCGAAAAACGGTCAGAAAATCTGAtagaaaatatttatataacataatatataaaTCTTTACGCCTCGACACTTTCTTTAGTGATTTATGAAATTGTAAAAATGGATACAGAACAATCCTTGGTGTGGTAACCGAGGGTTACCGGTTTGAAAAGACAAACAGGGGCCAGTAAAAGACTGTGCATGGCAGACAAACGTTGCCTACTTTCCCTGCAATATGAAGGGGGTTCGTCCTGCCCAGTTGAGTTTTATCCAACACTCTGCACTATTATCATCATTTCCCACCGAGCAGAAGCTCCCCAGATGCTCCCCAGAGAGCGGCATTGAGCTGTACCGGCGCCTCTGccatgttaccatggaaaccttCCCATGGCGTAGCCCATTACAGAAACAGACACTTTCGGGGAGAGATTTCAACCGCGGTGTAAAAATACTCCGATGGTCTTTTTGCTCAAACTCCAAACGTGGGGGCTGGCGTTACCTGCTCGGCGATATTGGGGACACTTTGTCGTTGGTGTTTCAAGGTTTCCTGTTGTCAGAAGAAGATAGCACACCCCCTTTTCTTCACACAGCATGCAATATAATAAAAAGTACTACTGTAATCACTCTAAACTGCGGACTAATTTCATCAAGCATAAATTGAAAATAACGAAGAACAGCCCCTCGTCTCGCCATCGACGTCCTCCATCAGCTAAATGGTCCTTGATGAGGTTAAGTACAAGCGTGGCCCCTGTTACACACATTCTGCTGTGGGGAGCTAATTATTGTGCAGGCCTGCTTGGTTCTGATTAAGTCACGTTTTTTATTACGCCGTCTCTGCACCCGTGTAATGAGTCTGGCGGAAGGATGATAAAGCTTTGATAAAACATCCCAAACGGCTGCGATGACTTCTCATCTTTCGAACATGAATGAAAAGGCTCCGGTGAATGCGGAGCCTCGCTCCCGGCGGCAGGATGtgggctttttcttcttctacctcTGGGAACAGAGGAAACGGATAACAGTGGGCCTCCTTTTGGCCcctgctgcaaaaaaaacaaaacccaaaccCACTCTGACGAGACGGGCACTGCATCACAGCTTTGTGTCTTAAGCCACAGTCATCACTCACCACCTCAACGCTGATTGCTCTATTATGACACATCATTACCTCGGCGACCAATGAGTCACCTCGGCTAAAGGGCGAGTTTATCGATACCGAGCGGCGACGGCGACGCGAATACAGGATGAGTCTTGATGGATCTTTTGGTTTTAGgatgtggattttttttctttttttaagtgacTCATCACTTCGTCGTGACCTTTAATTGAGCAAAGCAATGGTCAATTTGTCTTTGCGGCAGGGAAAAAAAATGGCATGAACGCTCAATTGTGAAGTCCTAAGAGGGCTGCCTCGCCTGCCGCTGATTAATTTGGGTTGGGCCCGATTAAGGTGAACGGCAAGGGAATGGTGATTAATGTCGCAGTCACTTCAAACTCACCTTGATTAATTCAGAGGAAATTGTTATTCCTGGGCCAAATTTCCTACAAATTGCTGATTTCTTAAGCGCATaagcaggcgcacagcaggagcTCGTTCGACAAGGATGTTTTTGCGTGTTTTGGCATTTGATTGCTAATGCAAACAATGTGTTGCACTGGCTTATTTGCGGAGGGCGTCAACAGATGGACGACAAAGCGCGGCCACACTTACCCCTTCGGGCGGCGAGTCGGAGCTGGTCCAGCAGCTTCAGGtgctcttctcctcccctcggCAGGCATGTGTTGACCAGCAGGCTCGGCAACAGCGGCTTCTGCTGAGGCATCggaaattacattttaacatcTGGTCCCCCCCGAACTCCTCACTGGAAGAATTCCACCAGCAAAACGAAGTCTTTGGATTGACTTTGTGAGATATTACACAAGCTCACAGAAACCTGAAGGTTGTCCTAAAGACCAAACGGACCCCAGCAGTCGGTAGAAAACACATGTGCCTCCTTTTGCTCATTGGGACCATTAAAAGAGACCGTTGTGTCACAGGAACAGAAACCAAAAGGAATTCAATTGTGTCTgcaaaactgtttgtttgacttAAAACGAAGGGAACAAACAAGACGTATCGTTACTCTTGTCACTACGGTAGAAATTAGCTACATGCTGCAGTAGTTAAAACACACAACGACCCCATTAAAGCAAGGAACATGAGAAGGAATAAACGCCTCTCCTGACATTCCTTTTGACAATTACTTCTGTATTATAATTGCTTGCAGGCTGTTGGTGGGAAGCAATTTGACAGTTTTATCACAACTTTGACCAAAGTAATTTACTTCAGCTCTGTTGCACTTCTGtgggaaataaatcaaaataaataaaaagtaaaaaaaatgacaccccACCACGATTTGACAGTTCAATGTCTTATGTCAAATGGAggagtttgaaaataaaaagtgcGAGTTAAAAGGGCCGTGCGCGGTGATCCATCTATCTATCGTCCGCCGGGGGGACACGTTGGTGGTCCTCTGCGGTCCATGGGACAGCTGGGACTAAATCCAGGCAGCTGCACAGGAACTGGGATCAGCTTTAAGGAAACCGGATTCAGCGTGGCTTCAGAGTTTATTCTTCTATTTCGGATTTTGTACCATAACAAGTCCGATGcgttgtttgttggtttgctgCTTGTTCTAATATGGTtctctgtatgtatgtatgtatatatattatattttaaaatcctTATGCTGTTTTTGCCTGAACATATCTTGAATGAACAATTTTTCCATTGTAATATTatagcaataataaaaaaataaaaaaaaatcattcccTATTAATACAAATCCACAgagtaaaatatatttctaaTTTTGTTTGATCAAAGTACATTGCTGCAGCGGAAATGAATGTTATGCAGTTTGACTGAATGTTTAAAGAGGAGCAGCCTGTTTGACATGGAAGTTGGTTTATCGTTATTATAACTGAATGAGCTTCAGTAGGTTCCGTTAttgatgtagaaaaaaaaaagaaagaaaaaaaaaacacaatctgaTGCTTCCATAATTATCTCTGATGCTATAACCCTGAATTCTCAGAGCAGGGCTGAATATTTGCATATGATCATAGATCAGGGTTGCAGTCTGCATGCTCACTTCAGTGGGAATCAGTCGTTTACTCATTGAAGACTAACCACAGATAGcgtgaacatttaaaaaacacacggTTCTACAGATTTACACTGAGCTCGGTGCATCGGTGGTAAAATATTATTCAGTCGAGGCTATCGAGCAGAACAcgttggggaggaggaggcttcaTTGTCCTGCTGGTCTACCTGACAGAATTTCAATGCTTGTTTGATGGTATTAATGCACCATTTAAATGCAAGAAGGAAATCCACGCGATGAGAATATGCACAAAATCTGAGAGTCAGATGTCAGAGGGGTGAGCGCCGGGGAGGAATGTTCTCAAAATGCAGAAACTACAAGAGCGGAATATGAAATGTTCAAATCTTTTTCAGGGATTTGAGTGTAACAAAGTACTGTCGCCCacttcacatttttcaaaaagggCCCTTAATGAAAGTAGCACAATGGTCATTCCTTTCCATTCCAAGACAAGAGGacgacagctttttttttccaacaacatCAACAGCCGGCCAAAATCTGAACTACTTACCACAGAGTCCGGAACCTCGCTTAACCAGAAAGGCCAGAAGCCAAACAGTCACGTACGCGTCATCTAGCCATCGTATCAAATAGGAGCCTCCTCACACAGGAAATCAAGAACATTGCCAATGCAACAGCAGTAGTGCACAATTCAAAAAAGGTAATCAAAACAAACAGCTTTTGGAATTAAACATCTCTTCGacttgggggggaaaaaaaaaaaaaaaaccagtcTGAAACTtgaaggaaatgaaatgtgtgatgAGTCATTGCTCGGAGAAATCAATTCATTTAGTCATACAGGAGGTGCTAAGTTATTTATTGCCTGTCAGCTTGAGGTGCTGCGGAAAGAACAGAGGCGCTAGAGGAAATTTGTAGAGACTTATTTTATTGATGTACAGGATGTGTTCTTAAAAAGACAATGACATCAGCATTATCACACGTCAacacctgctttttttttgtctttcctcctttttcacAAACATGCTGGTGCTTCCAGCCTGTGGCTCCGAGGAACAAAGCACACGTATGAACACAAATTCACCCCAAATCTCAAAATACTAACTGAAAGAAAGGGAGCACAACAAGcgtcaaaaataaatcatttgaaaatatcgGAATAGCAGCAACGTGCACCAAATCAAACCTTAGGGAGGGAAGCGTTGCGCCTTAGCAACAGCAAAGACAACCTTTCCTACCGAAGCGCAAGCCTGAAATACTCACTGTACACAAGAAAACTaatcaaattttaaaaatccAAGACATCGTGGCAGCTTACCACCTTTTCTGAAAAGAAATGCCGTGTGGTAATTCAACAGTGGTCACGTGGAAACGGCTCGCAGCTTGTCAGATCATGTGGAACCGAGGCGAGAGGCAACGTGCAAACAAGCAAACAGCCTCAGCTGTCATTTGTCAGCAGGAAGTACAGCAAACATCCAGGCACACGGATCACACAGCGAGCACGGCAGGGGCGGTCAGCACGTCGGTCGAAAATGTGAATATTGGCACGTGCAAGTCACATTGCAATACAAAGTGCAGCTGAGAATAACGGGACCGGTTCCAGTCATTTTTTAGGTTAAATGTGTCTGACATGAAAGACATTTTACTTCAGAGAGCAGGTTCCAATTATTCATAGTCGGAGGACTACAGGTGGCGTTCACGTTTAGTGGCAATCCATTTGGTAATTCTTAGGATATTCAAGTCCAACAGACCGAAACTGAAGCAAGCGTTGAAAGGTTttcaaacacaacaaagtgaACTAAATACACAACCACTCTGTTTAAAATGGACTTTGCAACACGTCACTGAAACTTTCAGCAAATCAGTGGTTTGGTCGCATCAATGAGGGAGAATTTTTTTTAGCACAGAAATATTTTACACACTTTTTTCTTCAGATCAACTGAATCATCAAAGTATTTCCACGTGGATCACGGAAtaggaaatagaaaaaaactcAGCATCATCTCCATCGATCGCTTCTTAGGGCTGCTAATTTTGAAGCCTGCTTAAAAAGCCACTTGTGTGCTCGTACCACTCAAATAGCAGTAGtggcacaaataaaaaaataaaataaaaaaacactgacactACGAGCACTTTAGAATCGTATTATTTGACAAATACCTTCACATGCACTAGACTAATGTAACCCCAATTCCTCCAGTGAAATAACCCTCTTAAATGCAAACACAGAGGAGCCACGATTCCTTGTCTCCTCAGGGGATCCGGAGCCGTTTTGCTCTGGATCTGCATGTAATtgcacacacagcagagcaTTACAGTATAAACTAGAACAAAGCAGCATCAGAATAAATTACAGCAAAGATGCTACATCAAGCGGTGGGATGCTATTAATTCCTGCTGCCACCTAGACGGATGGAACGCAATCATTTTAAAGCCACTCTGGCAGATTGACTTAAGTTGCTGCATAGTTGTGGAGAGCACTTATTTTATAGCTAGGTGAGTATTTCCTGTTCTCTGTATTATGTTTGTAAGAGATTTACCTCAACTTTTAAGAGATGCAAATATGAAAAAGAGACACGCGAGTGACGTTTCTGATATACTCACATCGTCTAACATTGATTTAATGTCACTGTAACTGGACAAATAATTTAACCTTTAACACTTTTATGCTGTCTTTGCATTTTGACTGTGACGTGAGCCGATAAACCCTGTGGGCCTCGCCACACACCACGGGTCAACACTGCCATCTAGTGACCAGAGGGAGGAAAGCAATCGAGGACGGTGCATGGTTTGAAAAGGTACACTGGGAGCAATAAATCACGGGTTTGAAACAGAAATCAGGCCTGTCGctgaaaaaacagatttaatTAGGCCGAGACCAAATAATGGACGCTACATATCTATGGCCATGGAAGGCTTTTTCCCATCACTTGCTTTCATCAGGGCCTTGATGGCCCTCGCCCTCATTTCTAACTCCAGTAGCTCCAGTTGCTGAATGGATGGCTGACCTGCTGCAGGGCCGCGGCTTGAAGCGGGTAGGCCTTGAACAGATAAACTGGCATCTGTGGACTGCGGCGGTACACCCTGCTCTTCAGTTTCCTCTTtgcctggagaggaggagacggctaAAATCTCGCTGACGCTTCTGTCTATGTCGCTGAGGATGTCTTTCTTTGCTTCCGGCGCCTGGGGGCCTTTGGGAGGCTCAGGAGCCGTCGGCCCCGCGTTTACAGCCGGCTCGGCACCGTCCTTGCTGCTTTCCGCTACTTTCACCGCCGCAGCTTTAACAGTCTGCTCGTCTTTGGGTCCCTCTATGTCGCTATCGTAAATGTCTGCGTTTATGCTTAGGACGTCGCTCTCCTCTCCGGAACCAACACCCTCTGGAAAGAACATTGCAGCAAAATGTCACATACACAATGCAGCTTTTTTTAGCCTTTATTCTGTATCAGAAGTTCTGTTTAAGTTGAGTGCCTGGGGGAGTCGCTCTCACCTTGCTTAGGGTCCTCAGCTTTTGCAGTTTCTTTGAGGCAACATGTCGAGTCCACATTATTGTCTTGCCTTGgtgcattaaaaacagaaataaagacattgagaaaaagcatgaaaacaaaaaactactTTTATTCAGAAGTGACTAGAATAAGTTTGCAAACGCTTCACTCACTGGCTTTCCAAGGTCTCTCTGTTTTGTTTGCCGTTATTCACAGATGTCAGTTCCTCTCCTATAAACAGGAGCTTTCGGTGAATCATTTGTTTGCAATACTTGGATTGTGCAAAATCATTTTTAGAAAGAAATGACCAAATTGCCTCATTTCTTACCTGCTAAGATCTGTGCAAGGTTCTTCTCCGAGATCAGCTGCAGTTGCTCCCAGCACATCTTCTGGATTTCCTCTAAGCTAAGGTCCTGTGAACCATAATGTGTCGCTTTAATAGCCTGTTAAACAGCAGAAGCCTATGGCATTACTTCTCTATTTGTATTTGATAgccattaacatttttttcattcatgaaATGAATACAGTTGGCACgaacaaaaaaggaaagtttTTATCTTAACTGCCAATTTACTATACAGCTTCATAGCTAAATTATAGCTATAGATACAATATCACCTGCACTTTAACACAAATACAATTGATAACATTAACAGCCGTAACTATCAAACGCTAGCTAGTTTTAATACGGGGAATTTTAGTCCGttgcaattaaataaaatgaaacaattatATGCAACACAATACAACATATGCCTAGAAAAAGATGGAACAAACCTTTTCATGAAATGATCACTAGTGTTCAAGGTGTTGCTGCTTTTTCAGCCAAAGCTGTTGCTGTTGGAATGTAGCCAACAGTCCAAAATATGGCCAATTATGTTGAAAGACAACACTTGCCAAAGCACAAAATTAGGTCCAAAATGCCAAAAGTTGCAGTCAGTGAAAACGCAGGGTAGCGGCAAAAGaactttttttagatttgtCATGAAAATTGATATCAACAACATTTAAGAAAGTACAAATGGACAAGTACAAATGGACAGTCACATGTCATAAGACATGTGACTGTAAGCCATGTTGATAGAAGATTTACTGCGATCGGTATCAGTGAGACGTAGGCCTTATTCCAGTAAGGCGTACAGATAACACGCCCATTCACACAATCACCTTGAGCTCATCTGGCAGCATTTTGCGGAGCTTCTTCTCCCCCAGCACATGGAGACACTGCTCCAGCATCTCCCGCTTGTCGCCGACGTAGGCGGTGATTGGCTGGAACGGCAGGCCGAGGTCAAGGCCGCCCTCTTCAATGTCACTGCCAATCCGGTCCAGCTCCGCATCGGCCAGGTCATCCTTGGACTCCTGCTTTAGCAAAAACACAAGGCGTCGCTGACAAGtgtctccaaaaaaaaaggtgtttccgGTTCTGAAGAAACACCACGTGACCAGGTATGTTTATCTGCGTTGACTGTAACCTAGAGACCAACCCTGACGTTGATTGACATCTTGGTAAAATGAATGCAGTCaatcactaacacacacacacacacacacacacacacacaactacagaaGGTCACAACAAGCCCCCAACACGTAGACTATGTATCCTTATGCTGTGGGTCAACCGGATATAACGTTAGGTTAACGCTGCTTTGTGTGTCTAAACAGAAACGTTAGCATGAAACTAGCGTGCGCTCCTCTCACCTTTAAGCCGGATTCCGCACTTCTGCGTTTGTTGCCGTCGTGTCGTTCTTCGGGCTGCGCGTGTTTCCGTTTCTTGTCGCCGCTGCTCGATTTCTTTTTGAGCATTTTGGTGGCGCAGGAAAGCTGTTTACTCGTCGGCTCGGTGGCTCGAGTTGAGAGCTTGAATGTCGCGGGAAAAATGTGTCATCAGAGAGCGACGACACCTTATTTTGGTGTCGGCGATAAAAAGCCGCCATTGATTTCAGCTACTGCCCCCTACTGGACGGGGGCGCTGCTGCGTTTATATAATTTTCCACattcacaaagaaaaaagaccaaatCTTCACATATATTTCGCAGAAACCTCTAtcatattaagttatataaaacattaacatttttttcattactATCCCAAATTATTAGTATTGTAGCtgaattttagtttttaaatctACTGTAGAGACATTCAGAATTGTTTTACACATGGACAAATATTGCTTACTATAATGTATTGCGTTCACTACCATCATTATGAAAAAGCTCCATAGCGCTAGACCGTTACCATATGTCCATATGTGCCATTAGTGACTCTTTACGTCGCCATATTATAGTCTTTTTCTCGCCTCCACAACGACAAAGACTGGCCGTCTGGTGTTACATTCTATTCTATCTGTCAGTATCTGTGATTGAGCCTTGATGTGTCGCTCCCGAGCTGTTGATGGAAGTGCAAATCCATTCAAACTGTACACCACTCAACACTTTACACTTTAAAGCTTGTTTCGGATTACTTGTGACAGTCAGTCACACGTCCTCTTCCTGGTTTTCACACAGTCTTGGCTTCTCCCGGTTTCCATCTGCCTCACCATTTCATCGGATTCAGTACTGTAAAAGACATCCACTGCCGCTGCTCATTTAAATGGTTCaggttttcacattttaaaatcagacaggactgttgtattcaaaaatgaagaaacgccggacggacagaggtcatcgcagatcgaaaggttaaatcaaatgtatttaataaaagagatggtgttgtggtaaaaagaacatctcagctgaggagccgctggtctcagcaaccaacaggccccaggtcagtccttttggcCATCCCGGCCATTtgttgcctccaccagtgaactcgagaacaatggttcctacaggtatttataacaatgcttaaaggtgtgaaagtcagtgtccacacctctgggagtggtcttctggtgagttcaatgtaactcagatttcgaatgacccttagtcaatatcagttgttgttcaagtatttacatgcatgcattccagttgatgaCATTACATCAAATCAtaactacattggtattattctattacagttgcagaattacagtggttttacaatattgtcattactttattgattacacagtttcagaatcatggctgtattctggtgtacactatatgcatttttattagttttatgaaccgggttgtatatttgtttctaatatcctacaggaCTTTAtcacatgcatgtttttttccccaaggAATTTAGTGGTCACATAATGACACAGAAGGAACGAATAATTACAGCACTTCCAATACACCAATCACAAAGAGACATACGTACTATTCATGGTTATGGTGCATCGTGCAGGACccatagaaaagaaaatgtgacaaaacagctgtaaaaatgtttattttgatgttgcgcagatgtttttctgttttcatttacatttgacataAATAGAGAAGACTCACCGATATGAACACATTGTCGAACATAATCACAAAACATTGCAGTTAAGACTGAATACAAAGGGTAGATATCATC
This window harbors:
- the caap1 gene encoding caspase activity and apoptosis inhibitor 1 isoform X1, whose protein sequence is MLKKKSSSGDKKRKHAQPEERHDGNKRRSAESGLKQESKDDLADAELDRIGSDIEEGGLDLGLPFQPITAYVGDKREMLEQCLHVLGEKKLRKMLPDELKDLSLEEIQKMCWEQLQLISEKNLAQILAGEELTSVNNGKQNRETLESQQDNNVDSTCCLKETAKAEDPKQEGVGSGEESDVLSINADIYDSDIEGPKDEQTVKAAAVKVAESSKDGAEPAVNAGPTAPEPPKGPQAPEAKKDILSDIDRSVSEILAVSSSPGKEETEEQGVPPQSTDASLSVQGLPASSRGPAAGQPSIQQLELLELEMRARAIKALMKASDGKKPSMAIDM
- the caap1 gene encoding caspase activity and apoptosis inhibitor 1 isoform X2; protein product: MLKKKSSSGDKKRKHAQPEERHDGNKRRSAESGLKESKDDLADAELDRIGSDIEEGGLDLGLPFQPITAYVGDKREMLEQCLHVLGEKKLRKMLPDELKDLSLEEIQKMCWEQLQLISEKNLAQILAGEELTSVNNGKQNRETLESQQDNNVDSTCCLKETAKAEDPKQEGVGSGEESDVLSINADIYDSDIEGPKDEQTVKAAAVKVAESSKDGAEPAVNAGPTAPEPPKGPQAPEAKKDILSDIDRSVSEILAVSSSPGKEETEEQGVPPQSTDASLSVQGLPASSRGPAAGQPSIQQLELLELEMRARAIKALMKASDGKKPSMAIDM